A genomic region of Thermodesulfobacteriota bacterium contains the following coding sequences:
- a CDS encoding chalcone isomerase family protein, whose amino-acid sequence MRKLVVALGILLLSAQAYGVEIAGVDIAPTVTIGQKALVLNGAGIRRKFVIKVYVGALYLERKASSVEELLKDPGDKLVRMRFVHSKVEKEKIVEAFAEGIGNNSPAVAPTPDAKTFLSWIQSDCMAGDTVDVFMGSDGTVSASHNGKALGTLRNPALARAVLLIWFGEKPADAGLARGMLGKG is encoded by the coding sequence ATGCGGAAACTCGTCGTCGCGCTGGGGATCCTGCTGTTGTCGGCACAGGCGTACGGGGTGGAGATCGCCGGGGTGGATATCGCCCCGACGGTGACGATCGGGCAGAAGGCGCTCGTCCTGAACGGGGCGGGCATCCGCAGGAAATTCGTGATCAAGGTGTACGTCGGGGCGCTCTACCTGGAGCGGAAGGCGTCCTCCGTCGAGGAGCTGCTCAAGGACCCCGGCGACAAGCTCGTCCGGATGCGCTTCGTCCATTCGAAGGTGGAGAAGGAGAAGATCGTCGAGGCGTTCGCCGAGGGGATCGGGAACAACTCTCCCGCGGTAGCGCCGACCCCGGACGCGAAAACCTTCCTTTCCTGGATCCAGTCCGATTGCATGGCGGGAGACACGGTGGACGTCTTCATGGGCTCCGACGGGACGGTATCCGCCTCGCACAACGGCAAGGCGCTGGGGACGCTGCGCAATCCGGCGCTGGCGCGTGCGGTGCTGCTGATCTGGTTCGGAGAGAAGCCCGCGGACGCGGGGCTTGCCAGGGGGATGCTCGGGAAGGGGTGA